The Hemibagrus wyckioides isolate EC202008001 linkage group LG12, SWU_Hwy_1.0, whole genome shotgun sequence genome includes a window with the following:
- the il11b gene encoding interleukin-11 isoform X2, with translation MKLPESTSLLFLLLLVELPVLMMSRPTPVRPHKAGLTKLYNQMRWLTTVVHGVVHHHHHDTSLPFEHNLTSLPAVNFKAKDLNTVKLNSTLSQLHSGLQSFKLHVDWLLFWQNQSDLVSNKMKEIANALQMISILTQDQTDSPAQSTVLSLPPLTSTWDIYRTSEVIRHRLLVFCNFYVRALRVLISRANK, from the exons ATGAAAT TACCAGAGTCAACCTCcttgttatttttattgcttCTGGTGGAACTTCCTGTCCTGATGATGTCCCGTCCAACCCCCGTGAGACCTCACAAAGCCGGTTTGACAAAGCTGTATAATCAGATGCGCTGGCTGACGACTGTGGTGCATGGGGTTGTG catcaccatcaccatgacACCAGTTTACCCTTCGAGCACAACCTTACGTCTCTGCCTGCTGTAAACTTCAAGGCCAAAGACCTAAACACAGTGAAG TTAAACAGCACCTTATCACAGCTCCATTCAGGCCTCCAGTCTTTCAAGCTGCACGTTGACTGGCTGCTGTTCTGGCAAAACCAGTCAGATTTGGTGTCAAATAAAATGAAGGAAATTGCCAATGCACTCCAGATGATTAGCATTCTTACACAAGATCAG acagATTCACCTGCACAAAGCACGGTTCTCTCGCTGCCTCCTCTAACATCTACCTGGGATATATACAGAACATCTGAAGTAATTCGCCACAGACTACTGGTCTTCTGTAACTTTTATGTCAGAGCTCTACGGGTCCTCATCTCTCGTGCtaacaaatga
- the slc2a3a gene encoding solute carrier family 2, facilitated glucose transporter member 3a codes for MEGEKKEVTGYLLFSLATAVIGSLQFGYNTGVINAPEQKLRAFFNSTWMERYGKPIDDGVCTIVWSLAVAIFSVGGMVGSFSVGVLANKFGRRNSMFLVNILALIGGGLMGFCTLLSSFEMVIAGRLIIGLFCGLFTGLTPMYVGEVSPTPLRGAFGTLHQLGVVVGILIAQIFGLEFLLGSDKLWPVLLALTVIPAVLQCILLPLCPESPRYLLINLNKEEQARKALVRLRGCEDVSKDMQEMKEESVKMNMEKRVTIPELFRTAVYRQPLLIAIMLQLSQQLSGINAVFYYSTGIFKNAGVTQPIYATIGAGIVNTVFTVVSLFLVERAGRRTLHLIGLGGMAVSALLMTITLVLGHIAYVNYVSIAAVFAFVAMFEMGPGPIPWFIVAELFSQGPRPAAMAVAGCSNWTANFLVGISFPKLQELCGPYVFIIFTIFLILFFVFTFFRVPETKGRTFEEIAQSFGGAPPPPSTSLQEVDVVTVPSSAVKEKVPLVPANTEAKEMPTSSGNAASEGVTGEEKPESATQPLVTSTTEHKSDATLQESV; via the exons AAGGAAGTGACAGGCTATCTTCTGTTCTCTCTGGCCACTGCTGTTATCGGTTCCCTGCAGTTCGGCTACAACACAGGAGTCATCAATGCACCTGAGCAG AAACTCCGAGCGTTTTTCAACAGCACATGGATGGAACGTTATGGCAAGCCCATAGATGATGGCGTGTGCACCATCGTGTGGAGTTTAGCCGTGGCGATCTTCAGCGTGGGTGGAATGGTGGGCTCCTTCAGTGTTGGTGTCCTTGCCAACAAGTTTGGGCG ccGCAATTCCATGTTTCTGGTGAATATCTTAGCCTTGATCGGTGGAGGACTCATGGGGTTTTGcactcttctctcttcttttgAAATGGTTATTGCTGGCCGCTTGATTATTGGCCTCTTCTGTGGCCTTTTTACTGGTCTCACCCCCATGTATGTGGGGGAAGTTTCACCGACTCCTCTCCGGGGAGCCTTTGGGACGCTACACCAGCTTGGCGTGGTAGTAGGAATCTTGATTGCACAg ATCTTTGGCCTGGAGTTTCTGCTGGGGTCCGATAAATTGTGGCCTGTGCTGCTGGCTCTGACTGTGATCCCTGCTGTACTACAATGTATTCTGCTGCCTTTGTGCCCTGAGAGTCCACGCTACCTCCTCATTAACCTCAACAAAGAGGAACAGGCTCGCAAAG CATTGGTGCGTCTCCGTGGCTGTGAGGACGTGTCTAAGGACATGCAAGAGATGAAGGAAGAAAGTGTAAAAATGAACATGGAAAAGAGGGTGACCATCCCCGAGCTCTTCCGCACGGCCGTGTATCGCCAGCCGCTTCTCATCGCCATCATGCTTCAGCTCTCGCAGCAGCTGTCCGGGATCAATGCT GTGTTTTATTACTCAACGGGTATTTTTAAGAATGCTGGTGTGACCCAGCCGATATATGCTACCATCGGAGCTGGAATCGTGAACACTGTTTTCACTGTGGTATCT CTCTTCCTTGTCGAAAGAGCCGGACGAAGGACTTTGCATCTTATCGGCTTAGGTGGCATGGCAGTCAGTGCCCTGCTCATGACCATCACTCTTGTATTG GGCCACATCGCGTATGTGAACTACGTGAGCATTGCAGCAGTGTTTGCATTTGTGGCTATGTTTGAGATGGGTCCAGGACCCATCCCATGGTTCATTGTTGCTGAGCTCTTCTCCCAGGGACCACGTCCTGCTGCCATGGCCGTTGCAGGATGTTCCAACTGGACGGCCAACTTCCTTGTGGGCATCAGTTTCCCAAAACTACAG GAACTGTGCGGGCCATATGTTTTCATCATCTTCACGatcttcctcatcctcttcttcGTCTTCACATTCTTCCGTGTTCCCGAGACCAAGGGTCGGACCTTCGAAGAGATAGCTCAAAGCTTCGGCGGCGCTCCTCCTCCCCCAAGCACCAGCCTCCAGGAAGTCGACGTGGTCACAGTGCCGAGCTCTGCGGTGAAGGAGAAGGTCCCACTGGTGCCAGCGAACACTGAAGCGAAGGAGATGCCAACTTCTTCTGGGAATGCGGCTTCAGAGGGTGTGACTGGTGAGGAGAAACCTGAATCAGCTACACAACCACTAGTTACATCTACCACAGAACACAAATCTGACGCTACTCTGCAGGAAAGTGTTTAG